In the genome of Monodelphis domestica isolate mMonDom1 chromosome 2, mMonDom1.pri, whole genome shotgun sequence, one region contains:
- the CAMTA2 gene encoding calmodulin-binding transcription activator 2 isoform X14, producing MNNKDTTEVAENSHHLKIFLPKKLLECLPRCPLLPPERLRWNTNEEIASYLITFEKHDEWLSCSPKTRPQNGSIILYNRKKVKYRKDGYCWKKRKDGKTTREDHMKLKVQGMECLYGCYVHSSIVPTFHRRCYWLLQNPDIVLVHYLNVPALEDCGKGCGPILCSISSDRREWLKWSREELVGQLKPMFHGIKWSCGNGAGEFSVEQLVQQILDTHQAKPLPRTHACLCSGGLGSTGSLPHKCSNTKHRIISPKIEPRTLAIPPAPPPRPPEPLPRVAPLRTEPPEPPKVDTSPSSSSSSSSGFAEPPEISSRHPVAPGGLPRAAPALLLLTGLEQLTGGLTPSRHLAPQPEFGPSLGLALVLGPQPPAPPCPPSPAFDPDRFFNNPSQGQTYGGGLGVSPNFPEAEAARTPCPALEPAAALEPVASDQGTTSKPGERREGNRFFIQDDASGEGTGPATVSSSPSMEPAARPGRGEGLFGAPGGTSELETFSLSSFPDLMGDLISEEAPGAPGPPALSVITDFSPEWSYPEGGVKVLITGPWTEVSERYSCVFDHILVPASLVQSGVLRCYCPAHEAGLVSLQVAGEEGPLSASVLFEYRARRFLALPSTQLDWLSLDDNQFRMSILERLEQMENRMAEIAAAGQVPPPGSDQSPVQGGVPGPGFEARVVVLVERMIPRYGWRGPDHLVHGGPFRGMSLLHLAAAQGYARLIETLSQWRTMEAESLDLEQEVDPLNVDHFSCTPLMWACALGHLEAAVLLFRWNHQALHIPDSLGRLPLTVAHSRGHVQLARCLEELQRQEASVKPLPTPSPSSASPDTGLSSVSSPSELSDGTFSVTSAYSNAPDSSPPSAPLPISEGAVEVTQSSQSSHGLPELPSVFMDYKDSSPKGLPLPPSPHSTVETPIQGYGASSKGIDCHQAVDVLQVDMISLAKQIVEATPERIKQEDFGSVPMAGGSLQEQVGAMGLNETMSWLASYLENVDHLPNLPQHRKLPLEQGHLAVPPAPSWAEFLGASANGKMESDFALLTLSDHEQRELYEAGRVIQTPFRKYKGRRLKEQQEMAAAVIQRCYRKYKQFALYKKMTQAAILIQSKFRSYYEQKRFQQSRRAAVLIQQHYRSYRCRPGPCHRPSGPSGPLPPRSKGSFLTKKQDQAARKIMRFLRRCQHRMKELKQNQELESLPQPELAT from the exons ATGAATAACAAGGACACCACTGAGGTTGCTG AGAACAGCCATCACCTGAAGATCTTTCTCCCTAAGAAGTTACTGGAGTGTCTTCCCCGATGCCCACTGTTGCCTCCTGAACGCCTAAGATGGAACACAAATGAG GAGATTGCCTCATACTTGATCACCTTTGAGAAGCATGATGAATGGCTGTCCTGCTCCCCCAAGACCAG GCCTCAGAATGGCTCTATTATCCTCTATAATCGCAAGAAGGTAAAGTACCGGAAGGATGGCTACTGCTGGAAGAAGCGGAAGGATGGAAAGACCACTCGAGAGGACCACATGAAACTGAAGGTGCAGGGCATGGAG TGTCTCTATGGCTGCTATGTTCACTCCTCCATTGTTCCCACATTCCATCGTCGATGTTACTGGCTGCTACAG AACCCCGACATCGTCCTTGTACACTACCTGAACGTCCCTGCCCTGGAAGATTGTGGGAAGGGCTGTGGTCCCATCCTTTGTTCCATCAGCAGCGATCGAAGGGAATGGCTCAAGTGGTCCAGGGAGGAGCTGGTGGGGCAACTGAAGCCCATGT TTCATGGCATCAAGTGGAGCTGTGGGAATGGGGCAGGTGAGTTCTCAGTGGAACAGCTGGTGCAGCAGATTCTGGATACCCACCAGGCAAAGCCCCTGCCCCGTACCCATGCCTGCCTCTGCAGCGGAGGGCTCG GTTCCACAGGGAGCCTGCCCCACAAATGCAGCAATACCAAGCACCGAATCATCTCCCCCAAAATTGAGCCTCGGACCTTGGCTATACCCCCAgccccacctccaagaccccctGAACCCCTTCCACGGGTTGCCCCACTCCGTACTGAACCCCCTGAGCCTCCCAAGGTGGATACCtcaccctcttcctcttcctcctcctcttctggcTTTGCTGAACCCCCTGAGATCAGCTCTAGACATCCAGTAGCTCCAGGAGGGCTGCCCCGGGCAGCTCCTGCTCTTCTCCTCCTGACAGGTTTGGAGCAGCTCACTGGAGGTTTAACCCCCAGTAGGCACTTGGCTCCTCAGCCTGAGTTTGGGCCTTCCCTGGGCCTGGCCCTGGTCCTAGGGCCTCAGCCTCCTGCCCCACCCTGTCCTCCTAGTCCTGCTTTTGATCCTGATCGATTTTTCAACAATCCCAGTCAAGGCCAGACTTATGGGGGTGGGCTCGGGGTAAGTCCCAATTTCCCTGAGGCAGAGGCAGCCAGAACACCTTGCCCAGCCCTGGAGCCTGCTGCTGCTTTGGAGCCTGTGGCATCAGATCAAGGGACTACTTCTAAgcctggagaaagaagagaagggaaccgTTTCTTTATCCAAGATGATGCCAGTGGAGAGGGAACAGGGCCTGCCACAGTCTCCTCGTCACCATCCATGGAGCCAGCAGCTCGGCCTGGACGAGGTGAAGGGCTATTTGGAGCACCAGGGGGGACCAGTGAACTAGAGACTTTCAGCTTGTCTTCCTTCCCAGACCTCATGGGAGACCTGATCAGTGAGGAGGCTCCAGGGGCTCCAGGCCCTCCAGCCCTTAGTGTCATCACTGACTTCTCTCCTGAGTGGTCTTATCCAGAG GGTGGAGTCAAAGTGCTGATCACAGGTCCTTGGACAGAGGTCTCAGAGCGTTATTCCTGTGTCTTCGACCACATCCTTGTGCCAGCCTCACTTGTCCAGTCTGGTGTCCTTCGATGCTACTGTCCTG CTCATGAGGCAGGATTGGTGTCTCTTCAGGTGGCAGGAGAAGAGGGCCCACTCTCTGCCTCTGTGCTCTTTGAGTACCGTGCCCGACGATTTCTAGCTCTTCCCAGCACCCAACTTGACTGGCTATCCTTAGATG ACAACCAGTTCCGAATGTCCATATTGGAACGACTAGAGCAGATGGAGAATCGGATGGCAGAAATTGCAGCAGCTGGACAGGTTCCTCCCCCAGGCTCTGACCAATCCCCAGTGCAG GGAGGTGTCCCAGGGCCTGGGTTTGAGGCCCGTGTGGTGGTCCTAGTAGAACGTATGATCCCTCGTTATGGCTGGCGGGGCCCTGATCACCTGGTTCACGGGGGACCCTTCCGGGGTATGAGTCTCCTTCACCTGGCAGCAGCCCAGGGCTATGCCCGTCTCATTGAGACCCTGAGCCAGTGGAG GACTATGGAGGCAGAAAGCCTGGACCTGGAGCAAGAGGTAGATCCACTCAATGTGGATCATTTCTCCTGTACTCCATTG ATGTGGGCCTGTGCTCTAGGACACTTAGAAGCTGCTGTACTCCTTTTTCGATGGAACCACCAGGCACTGCACATCCCTGATTCTCTTGGTCGACTACCCCTGACTGTGGCACATTCCAGGGGGCATGTGCAACTTGCCCGATGCCTAGAAGAGCTGCAGAGACAGGAGGCTTCAGTTAAGCCCTTGCCTACTCCTTCACCATCCTCCGCCAGCCCTGACACTG GTCTGAGCAGTGTCTCCTCACCTTCAGAGCTGTCAGATGGCACGTTTTCTGTCACTTCGGCCTACTCTAATGCCCCAGACAGTAGTCCCCCCTCTGCTCCTCTGCCTATTTCTGAGGGAGCTGTTGAAGTGACCCAGTCTAGCCAATCTTCTCACGGTCTCCCTGAGCTTCCCAGTGTATTCATGGACTATAAGGACAGTAGCCCCAAGGGGCTTCCCTTACCCCCTTCTCCTCACTCCACAGTAGAGACTCCAATCCAAGGTTATGGGGCCAGTTCAAAGGGAATCGATTGCCATCAAGCTGTGGATGTATTACAG GTGGACATGATCTCTCTGGCCAAACAGATTGTTGAAGCAACACCAGAACGGATTAAACAGGAAGACTTTGGAAGTGTTCCTATGGCTGGAGGATCTCTTCAAGAGCAAGTTGGAGCCATGGGGCTCAATGAGACTATGTCCTGGCTGGCTAGTTACCTGGAGAATGTGGATCACCTCCCTAACCTCCCTCAGCACAG AAAGCTGCCCCTTGAGCAGGGTCACCTGGCTGTTCCCCCTGCCCCATCTTGGGCAGAGTTTCTTGGAGCCTCAGCCAATGGGAAGATGGAAAGTGACTTTGCACTACTGACACTATCTGATCATGAGCAACGGGAGCTATATGAAGCAGGCCGTGTCATCCAGACTCCCTTCCGCAAGTACAAG GGTCGCCGACTGAAGGAGCAGCAGGAGATGGCAGCAGCTGTGATCCAGCGCTGTTACCGAAAGTACAAGCAG TTTGCACTCTATAAGAAGATGACCCAAGCAGCCATCCTGATCCAGAGCAAGTTCCGAAGCTATTATGAACAGAAGCGATTTCAGCAGAGTCGCCGGGCAGCTGTATTGATCCAACAGCACTACCGTTCTTACAGATGCCGGCCTGGGCCCTGCCACCGGCCTTCTGGGCCTTCAGGACCTCTGCCTCCCCGAAGCAA aGGCTCCTTCCTAACCAAGAAGCAGGACCAGGCAGCTCGGAAAATCATGCGTTTCCTGAGGCGTTGTCAGCACAG gatgaaggaactgaagcagaaccaggagctaGAGAGCCTTCCCCAACCTGAATTGGCTACTTGA
- the CAMTA2 gene encoding calmodulin-binding transcription activator 2 isoform X12, with protein MNNKDTTEVAENSHHLKIFLPKKLLECLPRCPLLPPERLRWNTNEEIASYLITFEKHDEWLSCSPKTRPQNGSIILYNRKKVKYRKDGYCWKKRKDGKTTREDHMKLKVQGMECLYGCYVHSSIVPTFHRRCYWLLQNPDIVLVHYLNVPALEDCGKGCGPILCSISSDRREWLKWSREELVGQLKPMFHGIKWSCGNGAGEFSVEQLVQQILDTHQAKPLPRTHACLCSGGLGSTGSLPHKCSNTKHRIISPKIEPRTLAIPPAPPPRPPEPLPRVAPLRTEPPEPPKVDTSPSSSSSSSSGFAEPPEISSRHPVAPGGLPRAAPALLLLTGLEQLTGGLTPSRHLAPQPEFGPSLGLALVLGPQPPAPPCPPSPAFDPDRFFNNPSQGQTYGGGLGVSPNFPEAEAARTPCPALEPAAALEPVASDQGTTSKPGERREGNRFFIQDDASGEGTGPATVSSSPSMEPAARPGRGEGLFGAPGGTSELETFSLSSFPDLMGDLISEEAPGAPGPPALSVITDFSPEWSYPEGGVKVLITGPWTEVSERYSCVFDHILVPASLVQSGVLRCYCPAHEAGLVSLQVAGEEGPLSASVLFEYRARRFLALPSTQLDWLSLDDNQFRMSILERLEQMENRMAEIAAAGQVPPPGSDQSPVQGGVPGPGFEARVVVLVERMIPRYGWRGPDHLVHGGPFRGMSLLHLAAAQGYARLIETLSQWRTMEAESLDLEQEVDPLNVDHFSCTPLMWACALGHLEAAVLLFRWNHQALHIPDSLGRLPLTVAHSRGHVQLARCLEELQRQEASVKPLPTPSPSSASPDTGLSSVSSPSELSDGTFSVTSAYSNAPDSSPPSAPLPISEGAVEVTQSSQSSHGLPELPSVFMDYKDSSPKGLPLPPSPHSTVETPIQGYGASSKGIDCHQAVDVLQVDMISLAKQIVEATPERIKQEDFGSVPMAGGSLQEQVGAMGLNETMSWLASYLENVDHLPNLPQHSRKLPLEQGHLAVPPAPSWAEFLGASANGKMESDFALLTLSDHEQRELYEAGRVIQTPFRKYKGRRLKEQQEMAAAVIQRCYRKYKQFALYKKMTQAAILIQSKFRSYYEQKRFQQSRRAAVLIQQHYRSYRCRPGPCHRPSGPSGPLPPRSKGSFLTKKQDQAARKIMRFLRRCQHRMKELKQNQELESLPQPELAT; from the exons ATGAATAACAAGGACACCACTGAGGTTGCTG AGAACAGCCATCACCTGAAGATCTTTCTCCCTAAGAAGTTACTGGAGTGTCTTCCCCGATGCCCACTGTTGCCTCCTGAACGCCTAAGATGGAACACAAATGAG GAGATTGCCTCATACTTGATCACCTTTGAGAAGCATGATGAATGGCTGTCCTGCTCCCCCAAGACCAG GCCTCAGAATGGCTCTATTATCCTCTATAATCGCAAGAAGGTAAAGTACCGGAAGGATGGCTACTGCTGGAAGAAGCGGAAGGATGGAAAGACCACTCGAGAGGACCACATGAAACTGAAGGTGCAGGGCATGGAG TGTCTCTATGGCTGCTATGTTCACTCCTCCATTGTTCCCACATTCCATCGTCGATGTTACTGGCTGCTACAG AACCCCGACATCGTCCTTGTACACTACCTGAACGTCCCTGCCCTGGAAGATTGTGGGAAGGGCTGTGGTCCCATCCTTTGTTCCATCAGCAGCGATCGAAGGGAATGGCTCAAGTGGTCCAGGGAGGAGCTGGTGGGGCAACTGAAGCCCATGT TTCATGGCATCAAGTGGAGCTGTGGGAATGGGGCAGGTGAGTTCTCAGTGGAACAGCTGGTGCAGCAGATTCTGGATACCCACCAGGCAAAGCCCCTGCCCCGTACCCATGCCTGCCTCTGCAGCGGAGGGCTCG GTTCCACAGGGAGCCTGCCCCACAAATGCAGCAATACCAAGCACCGAATCATCTCCCCCAAAATTGAGCCTCGGACCTTGGCTATACCCCCAgccccacctccaagaccccctGAACCCCTTCCACGGGTTGCCCCACTCCGTACTGAACCCCCTGAGCCTCCCAAGGTGGATACCtcaccctcttcctcttcctcctcctcttctggcTTTGCTGAACCCCCTGAGATCAGCTCTAGACATCCAGTAGCTCCAGGAGGGCTGCCCCGGGCAGCTCCTGCTCTTCTCCTCCTGACAGGTTTGGAGCAGCTCACTGGAGGTTTAACCCCCAGTAGGCACTTGGCTCCTCAGCCTGAGTTTGGGCCTTCCCTGGGCCTGGCCCTGGTCCTAGGGCCTCAGCCTCCTGCCCCACCCTGTCCTCCTAGTCCTGCTTTTGATCCTGATCGATTTTTCAACAATCCCAGTCAAGGCCAGACTTATGGGGGTGGGCTCGGGGTAAGTCCCAATTTCCCTGAGGCAGAGGCAGCCAGAACACCTTGCCCAGCCCTGGAGCCTGCTGCTGCTTTGGAGCCTGTGGCATCAGATCAAGGGACTACTTCTAAgcctggagaaagaagagaagggaaccgTTTCTTTATCCAAGATGATGCCAGTGGAGAGGGAACAGGGCCTGCCACAGTCTCCTCGTCACCATCCATGGAGCCAGCAGCTCGGCCTGGACGAGGTGAAGGGCTATTTGGAGCACCAGGGGGGACCAGTGAACTAGAGACTTTCAGCTTGTCTTCCTTCCCAGACCTCATGGGAGACCTGATCAGTGAGGAGGCTCCAGGGGCTCCAGGCCCTCCAGCCCTTAGTGTCATCACTGACTTCTCTCCTGAGTGGTCTTATCCAGAG GGTGGAGTCAAAGTGCTGATCACAGGTCCTTGGACAGAGGTCTCAGAGCGTTATTCCTGTGTCTTCGACCACATCCTTGTGCCAGCCTCACTTGTCCAGTCTGGTGTCCTTCGATGCTACTGTCCTG CTCATGAGGCAGGATTGGTGTCTCTTCAGGTGGCAGGAGAAGAGGGCCCACTCTCTGCCTCTGTGCTCTTTGAGTACCGTGCCCGACGATTTCTAGCTCTTCCCAGCACCCAACTTGACTGGCTATCCTTAGATG ACAACCAGTTCCGAATGTCCATATTGGAACGACTAGAGCAGATGGAGAATCGGATGGCAGAAATTGCAGCAGCTGGACAGGTTCCTCCCCCAGGCTCTGACCAATCCCCAGTGCAG GGAGGTGTCCCAGGGCCTGGGTTTGAGGCCCGTGTGGTGGTCCTAGTAGAACGTATGATCCCTCGTTATGGCTGGCGGGGCCCTGATCACCTGGTTCACGGGGGACCCTTCCGGGGTATGAGTCTCCTTCACCTGGCAGCAGCCCAGGGCTATGCCCGTCTCATTGAGACCCTGAGCCAGTGGAG GACTATGGAGGCAGAAAGCCTGGACCTGGAGCAAGAGGTAGATCCACTCAATGTGGATCATTTCTCCTGTACTCCATTG ATGTGGGCCTGTGCTCTAGGACACTTAGAAGCTGCTGTACTCCTTTTTCGATGGAACCACCAGGCACTGCACATCCCTGATTCTCTTGGTCGACTACCCCTGACTGTGGCACATTCCAGGGGGCATGTGCAACTTGCCCGATGCCTAGAAGAGCTGCAGAGACAGGAGGCTTCAGTTAAGCCCTTGCCTACTCCTTCACCATCCTCCGCCAGCCCTGACACTG GTCTGAGCAGTGTCTCCTCACCTTCAGAGCTGTCAGATGGCACGTTTTCTGTCACTTCGGCCTACTCTAATGCCCCAGACAGTAGTCCCCCCTCTGCTCCTCTGCCTATTTCTGAGGGAGCTGTTGAAGTGACCCAGTCTAGCCAATCTTCTCACGGTCTCCCTGAGCTTCCCAGTGTATTCATGGACTATAAGGACAGTAGCCCCAAGGGGCTTCCCTTACCCCCTTCTCCTCACTCCACAGTAGAGACTCCAATCCAAGGTTATGGGGCCAGTTCAAAGGGAATCGATTGCCATCAAGCTGTGGATGTATTACAG GTGGACATGATCTCTCTGGCCAAACAGATTGTTGAAGCAACACCAGAACGGATTAAACAGGAAGACTTTGGAAGTGTTCCTATGGCTGGAGGATCTCTTCAAGAGCAAGTTGGAGCCATGGGGCTCAATGAGACTATGTCCTGGCTGGCTAGTTACCTGGAGAATGTGGATCACCTCCCTAACCTCCCTCAGCACAG CAGAAAGCTGCCCCTTGAGCAGGGTCACCTGGCTGTTCCCCCTGCCCCATCTTGGGCAGAGTTTCTTGGAGCCTCAGCCAATGGGAAGATGGAAAGTGACTTTGCACTACTGACACTATCTGATCATGAGCAACGGGAGCTATATGAAGCAGGCCGTGTCATCCAGACTCCCTTCCGCAAGTACAAG GGTCGCCGACTGAAGGAGCAGCAGGAGATGGCAGCAGCTGTGATCCAGCGCTGTTACCGAAAGTACAAGCAG TTTGCACTCTATAAGAAGATGACCCAAGCAGCCATCCTGATCCAGAGCAAGTTCCGAAGCTATTATGAACAGAAGCGATTTCAGCAGAGTCGCCGGGCAGCTGTATTGATCCAACAGCACTACCGTTCTTACAGATGCCGGCCTGGGCCCTGCCACCGGCCTTCTGGGCCTTCAGGACCTCTGCCTCCCCGAAGCAA aGGCTCCTTCCTAACCAAGAAGCAGGACCAGGCAGCTCGGAAAATCATGCGTTTCCTGAGGCGTTGTCAGCACAG gatgaaggaactgaagcagaaccaggagctaGAGAGCCTTCCCCAACCTGAATTGGCTACTTGA
- the CAMTA2 gene encoding calmodulin-binding transcription activator 2 isoform X28 has protein sequence MNNKDTTEVAENSHHLKIFLPKKLLECLPRCPLLPPERLRWNTNEEIASYLITFEKHDEWLSCSPKTRPQNGSIILYNRKKVKYRKDGYCWKKRKDGKTTREDHMKLKVQGMECLYGCYVHSSIVPTFHRRCYWLLQFMASSGAVGMGQVSSQWNSWCSRFWIPTRQSPCPVPMPASAAEGSRQPEHLAQPWSLLLLWSLWHQIKGLLLSLEKEEKGTVSLSKMMPVEREQGLPQSPRHHPWSQQLGLDEGGVKVLITGPWTEVSERYSCVFDHILVPASLVQSGVLRCYCPAHEAGLVSLQVAGEEGPLSASVLFEYRARRFLALPSTQLDWLSLDDNQFRMSILERLEQMENRMAEIAAAGQVPPPGSDQSPVQGGVPGPGFEARVVVLVERMIPRYGWRGPDHLVHGGPFRGMSLLHLAAAQGYARLIETLSQWRTMEAESLDLEQEVDPLNVDHFSCTPLMWACALGHLEAAVLLFRWNHQALHIPDSLGRLPLTVAHSRGHVQLARCLEELQRQEASVKPLPTPSPSSASPDTGLSSVSSPSELSDGTFSVTSAYSNAPDSSPPSAPLPISEGAVEVTQSSQSSHGLPELPSVFMDYKDSSPKGLPLPPSPHSTVETPIQGYGASSKGIDCHQAVDVLQVDMISLAKQIVEATPERIKQEDFGSVPMAGGSLQEQVGAMGLNETMSWLASYLENVDHLPNLPQHSRKLPLEQGHLAVPPAPSWAEFLGASANGKMESDFALLTLSDHEQRELYEAGRVIQTPFRKYKGRRLKEQQEMAAAVIQRCYRKYKQLTWIALKFALYKKMTQAAILIQSKFRSYYEQKRFQQSRRAAVLIQQHYRSYRCRPGPCHRPSGPSGPLPPRSKGSFLTKKQDQAARKIMRFLRRCQHRMKELKQNQELESLPQPELAT, from the exons ATGAATAACAAGGACACCACTGAGGTTGCTG AGAACAGCCATCACCTGAAGATCTTTCTCCCTAAGAAGTTACTGGAGTGTCTTCCCCGATGCCCACTGTTGCCTCCTGAACGCCTAAGATGGAACACAAATGAG GAGATTGCCTCATACTTGATCACCTTTGAGAAGCATGATGAATGGCTGTCCTGCTCCCCCAAGACCAG GCCTCAGAATGGCTCTATTATCCTCTATAATCGCAAGAAGGTAAAGTACCGGAAGGATGGCTACTGCTGGAAGAAGCGGAAGGATGGAAAGACCACTCGAGAGGACCACATGAAACTGAAGGTGCAGGGCATGGAG TGTCTCTATGGCTGCTATGTTCACTCCTCCATTGTTCCCACATTCCATCGTCGATGTTACTGGCTGCTACAG TTCATGGCATCAAGTGGAGCTGTGGGAATGGGGCAGGTGAGTTCTCAGTGGAACAGCTGGTGCAGCAGATTCTGGATACCCACCAGGCAAAGCCCCTGCCCCGTACCCATGCCTGCCTCTGCAGCGGAGGGCTCG AGGCAGCCAGAACACCTTGCCCAGCCCTGGAGCCTGCTGCTGCTTTGGAGCCTGTGGCATCAGATCAAGGGACTACTTCTAAgcctggagaaagaagagaagggaaccgTTTCTTTATCCAAGATGATGCCAGTGGAGAGGGAACAGGGCCTGCCACAGTCTCCTCGTCACCATCCATGGAGCCAGCAGCTCGGCCTGGACGAG GGTGGAGTCAAAGTGCTGATCACAGGTCCTTGGACAGAGGTCTCAGAGCGTTATTCCTGTGTCTTCGACCACATCCTTGTGCCAGCCTCACTTGTCCAGTCTGGTGTCCTTCGATGCTACTGTCCTG CTCATGAGGCAGGATTGGTGTCTCTTCAGGTGGCAGGAGAAGAGGGCCCACTCTCTGCCTCTGTGCTCTTTGAGTACCGTGCCCGACGATTTCTAGCTCTTCCCAGCACCCAACTTGACTGGCTATCCTTAGATG ACAACCAGTTCCGAATGTCCATATTGGAACGACTAGAGCAGATGGAGAATCGGATGGCAGAAATTGCAGCAGCTGGACAGGTTCCTCCCCCAGGCTCTGACCAATCCCCAGTGCAG GGAGGTGTCCCAGGGCCTGGGTTTGAGGCCCGTGTGGTGGTCCTAGTAGAACGTATGATCCCTCGTTATGGCTGGCGGGGCCCTGATCACCTGGTTCACGGGGGACCCTTCCGGGGTATGAGTCTCCTTCACCTGGCAGCAGCCCAGGGCTATGCCCGTCTCATTGAGACCCTGAGCCAGTGGAG GACTATGGAGGCAGAAAGCCTGGACCTGGAGCAAGAGGTAGATCCACTCAATGTGGATCATTTCTCCTGTACTCCATTG ATGTGGGCCTGTGCTCTAGGACACTTAGAAGCTGCTGTACTCCTTTTTCGATGGAACCACCAGGCACTGCACATCCCTGATTCTCTTGGTCGACTACCCCTGACTGTGGCACATTCCAGGGGGCATGTGCAACTTGCCCGATGCCTAGAAGAGCTGCAGAGACAGGAGGCTTCAGTTAAGCCCTTGCCTACTCCTTCACCATCCTCCGCCAGCCCTGACACTG GTCTGAGCAGTGTCTCCTCACCTTCAGAGCTGTCAGATGGCACGTTTTCTGTCACTTCGGCCTACTCTAATGCCCCAGACAGTAGTCCCCCCTCTGCTCCTCTGCCTATTTCTGAGGGAGCTGTTGAAGTGACCCAGTCTAGCCAATCTTCTCACGGTCTCCCTGAGCTTCCCAGTGTATTCATGGACTATAAGGACAGTAGCCCCAAGGGGCTTCCCTTACCCCCTTCTCCTCACTCCACAGTAGAGACTCCAATCCAAGGTTATGGGGCCAGTTCAAAGGGAATCGATTGCCATCAAGCTGTGGATGTATTACAG GTGGACATGATCTCTCTGGCCAAACAGATTGTTGAAGCAACACCAGAACGGATTAAACAGGAAGACTTTGGAAGTGTTCCTATGGCTGGAGGATCTCTTCAAGAGCAAGTTGGAGCCATGGGGCTCAATGAGACTATGTCCTGGCTGGCTAGTTACCTGGAGAATGTGGATCACCTCCCTAACCTCCCTCAGCACAG CAGAAAGCTGCCCCTTGAGCAGGGTCACCTGGCTGTTCCCCCTGCCCCATCTTGGGCAGAGTTTCTTGGAGCCTCAGCCAATGGGAAGATGGAAAGTGACTTTGCACTACTGACACTATCTGATCATGAGCAACGGGAGCTATATGAAGCAGGCCGTGTCATCCAGACTCCCTTCCGCAAGTACAAG GGTCGCCGACTGAAGGAGCAGCAGGAGATGGCAGCAGCTGTGATCCAGCGCTGTTACCGAAAGTACAAGCAG CTAACATGGATTGCACTTAAG TTTGCACTCTATAAGAAGATGACCCAAGCAGCCATCCTGATCCAGAGCAAGTTCCGAAGCTATTATGAACAGAAGCGATTTCAGCAGAGTCGCCGGGCAGCTGTATTGATCCAACAGCACTACCGTTCTTACAGATGCCGGCCTGGGCCCTGCCACCGGCCTTCTGGGCCTTCAGGACCTCTGCCTCCCCGAAGCAA aGGCTCCTTCCTAACCAAGAAGCAGGACCAGGCAGCTCGGAAAATCATGCGTTTCCTGAGGCGTTGTCAGCACAG gatgaaggaactgaagcagaaccaggagctaGAGAGCCTTCCCCAACCTGAATTGGCTACTTGA